A section of the Pithys albifrons albifrons isolate INPA30051 chromosome 4, PitAlb_v1, whole genome shotgun sequence genome encodes:
- the SLC7A13 gene encoding solute carrier family 7 member 13, with amino-acid sequence MGKRESDDSKDVRRKEKAKIQLKRNIGYFEGVSFIIGSIVGAGIFVSPTGVLKHSLLNVGFALIIWTASGLVSLMGSLCYAELGTSLPFAGGEYSHIKRGLGSLPAFVFIWTSTFTKPASNAARALLFAEYATQPFYGICPPPEVLKKCLALAVLWFLGILNGCSVKMATWMQTVFTLLKMIALSVIAVGGIVLLVARQKESLARFEDMFSSEIPNASQVAEAFFQGLYAYGGWWSLNYMAEEMKNPSRNIPLTVMTAVPAVIVFYLLVNISYLTVLTPKEIVSSVAVAVTWADRVIPSVSWIIPLSVAVSIFGALNSSMFTLGRLSYAGSQSGHLPVLISMLNVHSCTPAPAMIFSTTIASIFIIPSDLITLTNYFGFSAWLMIGLTCASLIVLRYREPHLHRPYKVFLPVPFVMVAMSFFLVLAPIVWSPNLQYVYAFLFMLGSVIVYLPFIHFKLHFAFLDKITCHLQLLLEVSPAHGSAEGKCE; translated from the exons atggggaaaagagaaagtgatGATTCCAAAGATGTGcgaagaaaagaaaaagccaagatACAACTCAAAAGAAATATAGGTTATTTTGAGGGGGTAAGTTTTATTATAGGATCAATTGTTGGGGCAGGGATCTTTGTGTCTCCCACAGGGGTGTTAAAGCATTCCTTGCTCAATGTTGGCTTCGCACTAATAATCTGGACTGCATCCGGGCTGGTTTCTCTGATGGGTTCCCTCTGCTATGCCGAACTGGGAACCTCTCTGCCCTTTGCTGGAGGCGAATACAGCCATATTAAAAGAGGTCTTGgatccctccctgcctttgtgTTTATTTGGACATCAACATTTACCAAGCCAGCATCGAACGCTGCTCGAGCCTTGTTGTTTGCTGAATACGCCACCCAACCCTTCTATGGCATTTGCCCTCCACCAGAAGTGCTGAAAAAATGCTTGGCCCTGGCTGTTCTCTGGTTCCTGGGGATTTTGAATGGCTGCAGCGTCAAAATGGCTACATGGATGCAGACAGTTTTCACTCTGCTGAAAATGATAGCCTTGTCTGTAATTGCTGTCGGTGGCATTGTTCTCCTTGTTGCAAGGCAAAAGGAGAGTCTGGCCAGGTTTGAAGACATGTTCAGCTCAGAGATCCCCAACGCCTCACAGGTTGCCGAAGCCTTCTTCCAAGGACTGTACGCATATGGAGGCTGGTGGTCCCTCAATTATATGGCAG aaGAGATGAAAAACCCCAGTAGAAATATCCCCTTAACTGTGATGACTGCTGTTCCTGCAGTaattgtgttttatttgctgGTGAACATCTCATATCTGACTGTCCTCACGCCTAAGGAAATTGTCTCCTCAG TTGCTGTGGCTGTCACTTGGGCTGATCGAGTGATCCCCTCTGTTTCCTGGATCATTCCTCTCTCTGTGGCTGTCTCAATATTTGGTGCCCTCAACAGCAGCATGTTCACACTAGGTCGATTAAGCTACGCTGGAAGTCAATCAGGACATTTACCTGTTTTAATATCCATGCTTAATGTCCACTCCTGTACTCCAGCACCAGCCATGATTTTTTCAACCACCATTGCTTCCATTTTTATCATCCCCTCTGATCTTATTACGTTAACAAATTACTTTGGATTTTCTGCCTGGCTTATGATTGGGTTGACTTGTGCAAGCCTGATTGTACTTCGATACCGGGAACCTCATCTACATCGACCATACAAA GTGTTTCTACCAGTTCCATTTGTGATGGTGGCAATGTCTTTCTTCTTAGTTTTAGCTCCCATAGTCTGGTCTCCAAATCTGCAATATGTTTACGCTTTCCTGTTTATGCTGGGAAGTGTTATTGTTTATCTGccttttatacattttaaattgcattttgcatttcttgatAAAATTACTTGCCACTTACAGCTCCTGTTAGAAGTCTCTCCTGCTCATGGATCTGCTGAGGGCAAATGTGAATAA
- the LOC139671426 gene encoding endogenous retrovirus group K member 8 Gag polyprotein-like: MGKILSKREKETYRRLKSLLTHANRKVDKAAVKSLMKYMSKEDYSLPFHLTTTEWDCLGRKLRAAANRNSKQALHALIAWSLIHLILEADQAAGIQGAPGQSSAGSCGRSAVPASRFQGPPSIYPPANPGIIASTVTAAVGASPRARVGSPQDGDGERGEGPPQNGGWGKGEEAADAHPLGVVSKGEEPISVVGSPCEPLSRTQLPLSHGGPAPSLCQHPAQDGGAHGLGPNQKPTGLSPNNLFNPSFKDTHNTTDLSVVCHQPPRLSRMQRAAVQAKDLSDLQAVQAFTVFYDRADNPQWELLLIPLIKDAKKAVTEYGLSSAYALGVIGALLQAFTFTPNDLKDLARTLLNNMEITMFLDTWHANVRKYAHETSGSTNRTVPDTIEILFGIGKRAFNAEQVKIDPQDLLTTKNLAFKALQSIAEASQVTPPFTSFCQEPDEPFMRFAENCHECFLCADI, from the coding sequence atggggaaaattctctctaagagagaaaaagagacttaCCGCCGCCTGAAGTCCCTGCTAACTCACGCTAACCGTAAAGTGGACAAGGCAGCAGTAAAATCGCTAATGAAATATATGTCTAAAGAGGACTACTCCCTGCCGTTTCATCTTACTACAACGGAGTGGGACTGTTTAGGCCGAAAATTAAGGGCGGCGGCtaacagaaacagcaaacaGGCCTTGCATGCCTTAATAGCATGGTCACTGATTCACTTGATCCTAGAAGCAGACCAGGCCGCAGGGATCCAGGGGGCCCCAGGACAGAGTAGTGCAGGGAGTTGCGGTCGAAGCGCGGTACCTGCGTCGCGATTTCAGGGGCCCCCCTCCATATATCCACCGGCGAACCCTGGAATTATTGCTAGCACGGTGACAGCCGCCGTTGGGGCCTCTCCACGTGCACGTGTTGGTTCCCCACAAGATGGCGACGGAGAGCGTGGTGAAGGACCACCACAAAATGGAGgttgggggaagggggaggaggcAGCTGATGCCCACCCTCTGGGTGTGGTGTCAAAAGGGGAGGAGCCGATCTCTGTGGTGGGCAGTCCCTGTGAGCCCTTAAGCCGCACCCAACTTCCTCTTTCCCACGgtggccccgccccctcccttTGTCAACATCCAGCCCAAGATGGCGGCGCCCATGGACTAGGCCCAAACCAGAAGCCTACCGGCCTATCGCCAAACAATCTGTTTAATCCTTCATTTAAAGACACGCATAACACCACAGATCTGTCTGTGGTTTGTCATCAACCGCCTCGCCTTTCTCGTATGCAACGTGCTGCCGTACAAGCTAAAGATCTTAGTGATCTGCAAGCAGTGCAAgcttttacagtattttatgACCGTGCCGATAACCCACAATGGGAGCTTTTACTGATTCCTCTAATTAAAGATGCAAAAAAGGCAGTGACAGAGTACGGCCTGTCTTCTGCATATGCTCTGGGTGTTATTGGTGCTCTTTTACAAGCCTTTACATTTACACCAAATGACTTGAAGGACTTGGCCAGGACACTTTTAAATAATATGGAGATAACCATGTTTTTAGATACATGGCATGCCAATGTCCGCAAGTATGCTCACGAGACGTCAGGTAGCACAAACAGAACAGTTCCGGATACAATCGAAATACTTTTTGGGATTGGAAAACGGGCGTTTAATGCTGAACAAGTAAAAATAGACCCACAGGACTTGCTCACTACTAAGAATCTGGCTTTTAAAGCATTGCAGTCTATTGCTGAGGCTTCTCAAGTGACGCCACCATTTACCTCATTTTGCCAAGAGCCAGACGAACCTTTTATGAGGTTCGCTGAAAATTGCCATGAATGCTTCCTTTGTGCTGACATCTAA